Proteins encoded together in one Lathyrus oleraceus cultivar Zhongwan6 chromosome 5, CAAS_Psat_ZW6_1.0, whole genome shotgun sequence window:
- the LOC127080742 gene encoding uncharacterized protein LOC127080742: MMQQRNGGLHPQGVPQEVAGGSFRDFFRMNPPEFHGGLNPVKAHEWVTNMERIFQIVHCSEENKFVFAPHMMKGPAVRWWESDLTLMTNQGVRRDWEHFKTTFLDKYFPSSLRTQKEFEFQQLRQGTMMVVAYAEKFEDMDAYSRQAEYTPDERWKIDQFLFGLRGEISHSVSQRESTTYAELLT, translated from the coding sequence ATGATGCAACAACGGAATGGTGGTCTTCATCCTCAAGGGGTTCCACAAGAAGTTGCAGGTGGTAGTTTTCGGGATTTCTTTCGCATGAATCCTCCTGAGTTCCATGGTGGATTAAATCCTGTGAAGGCTCATGAGTGGGTAACCAACATGGAAAGGATTTTTCAGATAGTGCATTGTAGCGAAGAGAATAAATTTGTGTTTGCTCCTCACATGATGAAGGGTCCTGCGGTGAGGTGGTGGGAGAGTGATTTGACTCTTATGACCAATCAAGGAGTACGTAGGGACTGGGAACATTTTAAGACTACTTTTCTAGATAAGTATTTTCCTAGCTCTTTGAGGACTCAGAAAGAGTTTGAGTTTCAGCAGCTTAGACAGGGTACTATGATGGTAGTTGCGTATGCTGAGAAGTTCGAAGATATGGATGCTTATTCTAGACAGGCCGAGTACACACCAGATGAGAGGTGGAAGATCGATCAATTCCTTTTTGGTCTAAGAGGTGAAATTTCTCATAGTGTTTCTCAAAGGGAATCCACTACTTATGCTGAATTGCTAACGTAA